In Streptomyces sp. NBC_00414, a single window of DNA contains:
- a CDS encoding ECF subfamily RNA polymerase sigma factor, BldN family — translation MYPHVGVDASGLATLRATVLDRLRGFVPTAYAVPALAVSVAPVGPCYALAEGSAAVGRRGRSSAPATPARRPAADSDSARMMELVERAQAGEAEAFGRLYDQYSDTVYRYIYYRVGGKATAEDLTSETFLRALRRIGTFTWQGRDFGAWLVTIARNLVADHFKSSRFRLEVTTGEMLDANEVERSPEDSVLESLSNAALLDAVRRLNPQQQECVTLRFLQGLSVAETARVMGKNEGAIKTLQYRAVRTLARLLPEDAR, via the coding sequence GTGTACCCACACGTCGGGGTTGACGCCTCGGGCCTGGCTACGCTGCGCGCAACGGTCCTCGACCGCTTGCGCGGCTTCGTCCCCACCGCGTACGCCGTCCCCGCCCTCGCTGTCTCCGTCGCGCCCGTCGGCCCGTGCTACGCACTGGCCGAGGGAAGCGCGGCGGTCGGCAGACGAGGCCGTTCGAGCGCGCCAGCCACCCCCGCACGCCGCCCGGCCGCAGACAGTGACAGCGCCCGGATGATGGAACTGGTGGAGCGCGCACAGGCCGGAGAGGCCGAGGCCTTCGGCCGGCTCTACGACCAGTACAGCGACACCGTGTACCGCTACATCTACTACCGCGTCGGCGGAAAGGCGACCGCGGAAGACCTCACGAGCGAGACGTTCCTGCGCGCACTGCGCCGCATCGGAACATTCACCTGGCAGGGCCGTGACTTCGGCGCCTGGCTGGTCACCATCGCCCGCAACCTCGTCGCGGACCACTTCAAGTCGAGCCGTTTCCGGCTCGAAGTGACCACCGGCGAGATGCTCGACGCCAACGAGGTCGAGCGCTCACCCGAGGACTCCGTCCTGGAGTCCCTCTCGAACGCGGCACTGCTGGACGCCGTTCGCCGCCTCAATCCCCAGCAGCAGGAGTGCGTGACCCTGCGATTCCTCCAGGGCCTCTCGGTCGCCGAGACCGCCCGCGTCATGGGCAAGAACGAAGGCGCGATCAAGACCCTCCAGTACCGGGCCGTGCGCACCCTGGCCCGGCTCCTCCCGGAAGACGCCCGCTGA